Below is a genomic region from Phacochoerus africanus isolate WHEZ1 chromosome X, ROS_Pafr_v1, whole genome shotgun sequence.
AGGATCCTTTTTCGGTCATACCTATTGCCTGTGGGcaaaaaggcaaaggaatggCCTCAATGCAACAACTGGATTGGGGCTAGAGAGTGGGTGCGGGTGGCTTCTAGAGTGGGTGAAGCATGTGTCATGTGAACAGACTGGATGTGCAAGTGGCGAGGAGGCTGAAGAAGGGTCTGGATCAGTGTTTCTTTCAAGAATGTCCCCAACCAGCCCATCATCAACTTTGAATAGGACAGTGTTGCTGGGGTCTTGGGCTGTGAGGCTAGGTACTTGGGCCCCTGAAGATCAGATGACagctggtggtggtggaggtggcagcagGAGTTCAGTAAgcagcagccccccaccccagccccagtccTCCCCATTCCCATTCCCATCCAGCCCAGCCATCCACCCGCAAGCCCACCCTGGGCCTCAGGATTGCTAAAAGGAGGGCAGACCATGCCATACCCCTGTAGATCTCAATAAAGAACACCTCCAGCCAGCCTATCTCTTTGTAAgtaacctttatttttatttacaacagAATTGGTGGCTTTTATTCCTCCATCTTTAGGAACAGTTGGCATCAGCAGCCAGACGGAAAGTCTGCCGTGAAGTCAAACTCATTCTGCCCCAGCCACAGCTCCGGAAGCTCATTGGCTCGGTCCAGTCCCAGTTCCACCACCAGCGACATCAGCACCTCCTCATCCACCGGGTCCGAGTCGATGATGGCAGGGCTCTGGGCACCAGTAGAGGGAGAGAGTGACCCCGCCCCTCCCGCCTGAGCCCCGAAGCCCCAGTTCTGCAGGGGCCCTGCCTCCCCGGGTTGGCCCGGAGTGGCGGCGGCCATCCCATGATACTGGCTATTAAGTTTCTGCAGCTGCATACTGGCCAgcaggtgaggggtggggtgcaGGTTGAAGGGTGGGGGTTTATTGGGAGGGGTGGCAGTAGGAGAGCCTATTGGAGATGGAGATCCTGAGGAGCTAGCGGGAGCCCCACTGGCCTTGGTTCCATTCGAGGCAACCCCAGGGTAGTGCAGGATGGCCACTGCTTTGCGATCTTTGACCCCCAGGTTAGAGTAGGCCAGAGAACTCATCTCTTGGTTGGCATCCTAGAAGATAGAGACAGGCACAGCATGGTACCCTGGCTTCATCCCTCACCATTCATCAGGCCCAGGAAGGCACTTCATTGGGGGTTAGTGATGGTGAGGTAGCCAGAGGCCCTTGGAAGAGGTAGGCTCCTGTCCTATCTCCTTAGGTTCAAGTATCCTTTTGCTACTATGGCTCTGAGCACTGTGCTCAGGCCTAAGTCCTCATGCTGGGCACCCACCATTCTAAATGAGTTCACTgcttccatccccacccctgTCCCGCCTTCAGCTCACCATTCCACAAAGGGGACCTCTTTTCAGCCTAACTTTCACCTCTTCAATGGAATTTTGTCCAATTCTACttctctgcccccttccccaccatCTTTCAATACCCTTAGTGGGTTCGATGTGACCATATTTAGGTAGAAGCTGTTTTCCTTCTCCCCAGAGAAAGCCCCGCTGTCTCCTGTCTGCTAAAGAACACCAGATGCCACAGCCAGGAGGCCCGATCACATGGCCCCAGGCCGGATGGTCTTTCCAGGCTCCTGTGTCTCTGCCTGTGAAATGGCAAAAGTTACCTCCTTTGCAGGTGAGGTGCCACCCTTGACATCAAGTGCAGGCCTCGACATAGTTGGCATTTCAGAGCCTTGGCAGAAGTTGGATAAATTGGTGGgaggtgttgctgccagctggAGCTGTGGTGCTGTGAGGGAGAAGAGGTAATAAGGGCAAGGGCTTTATTCACCAAGAAAAGTGCTAGCAAAGCCCAAAGCAGGATAACTCCACACAGCTACAAGGCAAGGATGGTGACAGGTTGGACAAGACCAGAGACCACCTGAGCAGCGGGAGGAGATCCAGCTCGAACTTTTGCCCAAGGCAGGAAAGGTGCTTGATTTGGCCAGGTGCTGCCCAGGCAGCGAGCTACTCTTGTCACCAAGAGGGGATGACATGTGGCTGTTTCCTCATGCAAGTGATTTCAGAGCCCCatctggggcggggggcactgTTCCTGATTCTGAGGATAGCAATGCCCCTGAGTAAGTAGTATACTGTCTTAGTGGGCCACTGGCATTCAGGCTGGAGAACAGGAGCCTCCACTGGAACTGGGAGACAGGAGGGAAGGAGTGGTGAGGAACACCTAGAAGAGGAATAGGTCCCCCCAAAGCAAATGAGCTGAGGGTTCCAAAGTCCTGCCTCAGACATGGTTTTGTGTAAGAGAAGCCAGGCTGATGAGGTAATCTGGGGGCTCTGGCGCAGCCAGAGAGCAGCTAGGACATGTCTCAATTTCCTCCAGCGCAAGCCCCCTTCATGTCAGCCCCGGCAGCACTTGGCTTTCTCCGGACACTTGCTCTGAGCCCAGCCACATTCATCTGTATTTACAAGTGGGCATAATTCTTCCCGGAGGGAAGAGGCACAGAGGTTCAATGGCTTTCCCATCAGGTAGAAGTGGCTCTGGGAGCAGGATCCAGCACTCTCATGTCCACATGCCTCACCTGACCGCTGGCCAAGTCCTCATACCTAGAATGATTCAAGCAGCTCCTGCAGAAGTGATCCCCTAGTTTAAATGCCAAGGGATAGGATAAAGGGATGAGGAGGAAAGAATCTCCTcaagccagaaaataaaaaaacctgaCAACTCTTTAGCTATTTtctcagaagcttttttttttaagccccatATTCCAGTCTTCGTGATGAATGAAGAATGGagaattcatatttataaatacctcTTGGCCCAAGGAATCTTTCAGGATCTTAAAGAGTCTCTAATCTTCCCAACAAGGCTAGAATTCTGTgacacctccctccccccagtggtCACTAAGAATCTGCTCAGACACTTCTAGAAAGTGACCACGTACTACATTTCTTTATCATCTTTGCACCACTTGTAGGGGAGGGAggtgaaaaaaaacagaaaaaggaagaaaggggtggggagaagaaaacatgaaaaaaaatcggTTGCTGGATCCACCAGGATTGCTTGATTGGAGCCCTGTTTTTTCTGAGGCAACCAGGAATATTTCAAGCCAGTGATCACAAAACAAGGAATGTAATGTATGTTGTCTTCAAGAGCCCAGCACCTTCAGTATCAAGCAATTTTCGTGTCCTAAGAAAaatgttggggtgtgtgtgtgtgtggggggggtgctgcccattttttcctgttcctattcagtctttcttctttattcctccCAGTACTCCatgtacaaaagaagaaaaaccacagcagcagcaacaacaaaaagaaacagaaagaggagggaaaaaagaaaaaaagagagaatgagaaaaaagtaCCTCTGTTCTGATATCGCTTCCCGGGGAAGACCATTTTACCATGTCTCCCCCTTCAGGCTGTGAGCTCCCCTAGGCAAGACCCTGTCTCCATTCGTATCTGAGGCCTCCCGTTACCGCCTCCCCCTCCACTAGCCCTGACCCCCCGGCCTGGGTCTGTGCTCCTTTGGCGCTCAGTAAGTGTTGTTGGATCCGTCTGAAGACGCAGTAGCATTTAGCTCGGAATCCTTGCCCCTGCTTCCCCGATTTTGTCTCGCCGGTGTCACCCAGCCCATTAGGAGGCAAAACTTGGCAGTGCAGAAACGTCCCAACCCGCTCTGCCAGCCGCGAGCTGACCACTGCGAAACGGCTGCAAGAAGCGGCTGGGCAACCCAGAGCAACAAGTGCCTCCTCGCCCGCCGGTGCCTCGCGGCCCTGGCCACCAGTTCCCGGTCCCGCCGCCCGCCCTTCGTCACAGACCTTCCCATGGGCCAGCAGCCCCCTCCCGCCTAGATGgggatgggaaggggagaggaagaagaaaagggagagacaGGTGGGGAGGGCCGCGTCTTTGACCTGTTGGGGGACCAAAAGTTAAAATGGCACCAACCGGATGGCTCCATCTCGATTGCTATTTTCTCACTCagaaggagaaatttaaaaatccaaacagtACTGCGGCTTGGCTTGGATGCGCTCTAACCAGACCAGTCAGTTCCGCCACCTGAAAACTAAAGGCCCGTTGTTGGCGGACAGCTCGGCCGCCTTCCTCGCCACATCCCAGGTGGAGCCGCCGAAACTGGGGGCGGCTGGGAGCATCCCTGCACGGTAGACGCGAGCACCCAGACCACCAGGGCCCCGAGCGTCCGTTCCCGCGTGCCGCATCAGGAACCGATCGTAGAGACAAGATGGACAAGCGGGGAGGGGCGCGGGGTCTCGGCTTCAGCGGCGAGTTTAGGGCCCCGCGGTGTTGCCGCGCGCGGGGGCGCACTCCGGCGCCGGCGGCGGCCACTCCCGCGCCTCACCAACACTTACTGAGCGCCCGCTGAGCACCCGACTTGGCCGCGGGCTGATCCTATCCCCTAGCCAAGCCGCCTATGGTCAGTGCTATCACCCCGCTATGAGAAGAGTGAGAGGCTcggagaggttaggtaacttgcccaaggtcacagcgcTAAAAAGTGGCAGAGCCGGGATTCGCGGCCAGGTCTGTCTGCCTCCAAGTCCGGCGCTCGGCAAGGCAGGGACTCCGTGCTCTGCCCGGCCCCGCCGCCAGCGTTTATAGGGAGAGGGGTGTGTGcgtgggtgtgcgtgtgtgtgtgggcgTGAGTGTGGGGGAGAGCAGAGGTCGACCCGATAGTAGAGGCAAGTTGCCCGAATTCGCTAACTTCCATCCCGCAATTCCGCTGAAACTCGGCCCGAAAAGCCCCTCTCGCCTCCAGCCCCCAAAGGAAACCTGAGCTTTGTGCAGCCCCGGAGCCGGAGCGTCCAGATGCGGTCCGGGCGATTAGCAAAATCGGTGGAAGCCAAGCTGGAGAAAGCGCGGGCGCAGGGAGAAAAGGTGCTGCCGTCTCCCCAGGAGAAGCGGGCGCCTGGCCCGACTGGCCGGCAGGCGGGCGCGCTGGCGAGCGAACCGGCTCGCTGgctggcgggcgggcggcggcccCTCCGCCCCCAGCAGAGCAGCTTTCAAACAGAAAACAAGTCTCCCAGAGCCCCCCGGCCCGCCCGTTCGCCGCCCGCTCCCTGCGCCCGCTCCACTGGAGTCTCTGGCCCCGCCACCCAGCCCAGCGCCCAGCCCGGCGGCCCGGCTTACCTCCGTGGAGCCGCCTgccctggggagagggaagcgCGGAGCCGGGTGAGCCGCGGGCGCAGCGGcggagcccccagcccctggcacgcacgccgccaccgccgccgcgaGCCGGTCGCGCTCAGTGCCACCCGACCCCGGGGCGCCTGGGAAAAGCCCGCACCGCCgcgccgcgccgccgccgccgccgcaccgCACCGTGCCGCGCCAAGCAGCCCCGGCCCGCGCCcgtgcccgcccgcccgcccgcagcTTCGGCGCCTGACTCCGGGGCGGTGGCGGCCACCGCGCTCCCTTCCCGGCGCGGGGGAACCGGCTCTCAAGCCCCCATAGCCGCCCGGAGAGCCCTGACGCACACGCACACGGCAGCAGACTGGCCTCGGCTAGGAATCCCAGGAAGGACAGacccttttccccctttttctcgCTCCCCCCAATTTCCACGTCTTTATAACCGGCTTATGGCATTATTAGCACATGTCCTGGCTCGTGGGCGAGTTGGTGGCAAAATCTGAACTGGATACTCACCGAGGGCCAGAGCGGGTGCTGTGccttcctctgccctcttcctcctcgCCAGGAACGACCCTTCGCCAGCGGGCGGTGGGCAGGCAGCCGGGTAGAGCGAGCCTCCTCTCGGCAGCTTAGCGGTGCCCCTTCTGCAGCTGTGCCGCTGGGAACATTTTATAGCGGCGGCTGGCGTGTGTGGCCCTTTAAAGGCGCTCGAGTTGGTGCAGTCACCGCGGATCGTGTGAAAGCGAAGGGCCGGCTGGGGAACGGAGTCCGAGCAGCCCCGCGGGTCCGGCTGCGCCGGGAACCGGCCACGGTTCCCTAGGTGCAGCTGACGGGCCCAGGCCGTGGGCACCCTGAGCCCAGAGCCCCCGGCCGACGCCTGCGCTTCTAAAGCGAGCGGGGGCCCGGGCCCGGGGCACAGTCTCTCCCCACCGCCCTGCATGGACTTGCCCAATAAATTCCACTTAGTAATTTCGCTGAGGCGAGGGAGAGCTGTTAGTGTCTGTTTTCTGACCTAAATCTAGAGGGTGGCCAGAGCAGGCTtcaaggggttggggggagagctATAGGTTCAGGAAATGACCCGGGGAAGGGGGACGCACCCGGAGCGGGGGCTCGAGGGGCATGGTTTGGGTTTTCTGCAGGGCTTTCTCAGAGCCTGTCTGTCCCCTTTGGGCTGCACCATCTCCCTGGTTGAAGGGCCGAGGCTGGGAGGCGGGAGACCCTTTTCCCTTAAAGTTGCCAGATTCTCGGCAGATCCGCTTTCAGGGCCTATCCAGCCCGCAGCCGTGGCTTTCCTCGAAGGACTGAGCTGTGGTTGGGGTCGAGGGATTCACTCTTGTGGTCATCCAAGGACTGAAGGAGGCTGACGGGTTGCGACGTGGAGGTAATGTCTCGGATCGTGGGGCCAGGTGCAGCTCACGAATCTCAGCCAAAAGGCCAAGAACAGGCAACAGGGTATGAAGAGCTTGCCCCAGGACTCCCCGGGAATCCTCCTGCCCTCCCAGTATGTCAGGTTATTTGATTATGATTATATAATCACTCCCAGGTGACAAGAATAACATTTTGCATTAGGAGCACATCTTTCTTGGGTTAGGATGATATCTCACaaatctttttggaaaaaaaagatccaaatctTCTCTTTCAGTTCATGCTCCTTGTGGCCAAGTTCCCAGCTCACCTCTTACAAGAAGGCCACCAGGATTACCCTTCTACCAAACTCCCTTTCA
It encodes:
- the CITED1 gene encoding cbp/p300-interacting transactivator 1 isoform X4, which encodes MPTMSRPALDVKGGTSPAKEDANQEMSSLAYSNLGVKDRKAVAILHYPGVASNGTKASGAPASSSGSPSPIGSPTATPPNKPPPFNLHPTPHLLASMQLQKLNSQYHGMAAATPGQPGEAGPLQNWGFGAQAGGAGSLSPSTGAQSPAIIDSDPVDEEVLMSLVVELGLDRANELPELWLGQNEFDFTADFPSGC
- the CITED1 gene encoding cbp/p300-interacting transactivator 1 isoform X3, which gives rise to MEPSAPQLQLAATPPTNLSNFCQGSEMPTMSRPALDVKGGTSPAKEDANQEMSSLAYSNLGVKDRKAVAILHYPGVASNGTKASGAPASSSGSPSPIGSPTATPPNKPPPFNLHPTPHLLASMQLQKLNSQYHGMAAATPGQPGEAGPLQNWGFGAQAGGAGSLSPSTGAQSPAIIDSDPVDEEVLMSLVVELGLDRANELPELWLGQNEFDFTADFPSGC
- the CITED1 gene encoding cbp/p300-interacting transactivator 1 isoform X2, whose protein sequence is MVFPGKRYQNRAPQLQLAATPPTNLSNFCQGSEMPTMSRPALDVKGGTSPAKEDANQEMSSLAYSNLGVKDRKAVAILHYPGVASNGTKASGAPASSSGSPSPIGSPTATPPNKPPPFNLHPTPHLLASMQLQKLNSQYHGMAAATPGQPGEAGPLQNWGFGAQAGGAGSLSPSTGAQSPAIIDSDPVDEEVLMSLVVELGLDRANELPELWLGQNEFDFTADFPSGC
- the CITED1 gene encoding cbp/p300-interacting transactivator 1 isoform X1, which codes for MQGGGERLCPGPGPPLALEAQASAGGSGLRVPTAWARQLHLGNRGRFPAQPDPRGCSDSVPQPALRFHTIRGDCTNSSAFKGPHTPAAAIKCSQRHSCRRGTAKLPRGGSLYPAACPPPAGEGSFLARRKRAEEGTAPALALAPQLQLAATPPTNLSNFCQGSEMPTMSRPALDVKGGTSPAKEDANQEMSSLAYSNLGVKDRKAVAILHYPGVASNGTKASGAPASSSGSPSPIGSPTATPPNKPPPFNLHPTPHLLASMQLQKLNSQYHGMAAATPGQPGEAGPLQNWGFGAQAGGAGSLSPSTGAQSPAIIDSDPVDEEVLMSLVVELGLDRANELPELWLGQNEFDFTADFPSGC